One part of the Hirundo rustica isolate bHirRus1 chromosome 11, bHirRus1.pri.v3, whole genome shotgun sequence genome encodes these proteins:
- the APRT gene encoding adenine phosphoribosyltransferase — MSEERLRRVRDRVRSFPDFPEPGVLFRDISPLLKDPVAFGALIDLLEDHVRASFPQIDFIAGLDSRGFLIGPPLAQRLGIGFVPVRKKGKLPGPTESVTYNLEYGKAELEIQSDAVEPGQKVVIVDDLLATGGTMRAACELLRRLEAEILECLVVIELKALKGSEKLSSIPFHALLQYD, encoded by the exons ATGAGCGAGGAGAGGCTGCGCAGGGTGCGCGATCGCGTCCGCTCCTTCCCCGACTTCCCGGAGCCCGGCGTGCTGTTCCG CGATATCAGCCCCTTGCTGAAGGATCCCGTGGCCTTCGGGGCTCTGATTGATCTTCTGGAGGATCATGTGAGGGCATCTTTCCCTCAAATCGACTTCATTGCGG GCCTGGACTCCCGCGGGTTCCTCATCGGGCCGCCGCTGGCACAGCGCTTGGGCATCGGCTTCGTGCCCGTGCGGAAAAAGGGGAAACTGCCCGGTCCCACCGAGTCCGTCACCTACAACCTGGAGTACGGCAAG gctgagctggaaatCCAGAGCGATGCCGTGGAGCCTGGGCAGAAGGTGGTGATCGTGGATGACTTGCTGGCGACTGGAG GTACCATGCGCGCTGCCTGCGAGCTGCTCCGGAGGCTGGAGGCTGAAATCCTGGAGTGCCTGGTGGTGATAGAGTTAAAAGCCCTGAAAGGGTCGGAAAAGCTCAGTTCCATCCCTTTCCACGCCCTGCTGCAGTATGACTGA